One window of Helicobacter winghamensis ATCC BAA-430 genomic DNA carries:
- the accD gene encoding acetyl-CoA carboxylase, carboxyltransferase subunit beta yields MGFADFFKNFTKEERALPKEAPSHWVKCPGCNALMYYKEVIAQHYTCPKCNFHMRIGLQDRIALMCDEESFVEFDKDLSPNDPLDFVDKKSYKKRVEEYANKCGRPSSIISGECTINGIGAQIALFDFNFMGGSLASVEGEKIVRAIARAIEKKQGLIIVSASGGARMQESTYSLMQMAKTSAALNTLNQAGLPFISVLSDPTMGGVSASFAFLGDIIMAEPGAMIGFAGARVIKQTIGADLPQDFQTAEFLLEHGLIDMIVQRKDMKKTIAQILEYFTAQA; encoded by the coding sequence ATGGGGTTTGCAGATTTTTTTAAAAACTTCACTAAAGAGGAAAGAGCCTTACCAAAGGAAGCTCCGAGCCACTGGGTTAAATGCCCGGGTTGTAACGCGCTAATGTATTATAAAGAAGTTATCGCCCAGCATTACACCTGCCCAAAATGCAATTTTCATATGCGCATAGGCTTACAAGATAGAATTGCTTTAATGTGTGATGAGGAAAGTTTTGTAGAGTTTGACAAGGATTTAAGCCCTAATGATCCACTGGATTTTGTGGATAAAAAGAGTTATAAAAAACGCGTGGAAGAATACGCCAACAAATGCGGTCGCCCAAGCTCCATTATAAGCGGAGAATGCACAATTAATGGCATAGGAGCGCAAATTGCACTTTTTGATTTTAATTTTATGGGTGGCTCGCTTGCTTCTGTGGAAGGTGAAAAGATTGTGCGCGCTATCGCAAGAGCCATTGAAAAAAAACAAGGGCTTATTATTGTAAGCGCTAGTGGCGGTGCTAGAATGCAAGAATCCACTTATTCTTTAATGCAAATGGCAAAGACTTCTGCAGCACTTAATACGCTAAATCAAGCAGGATTGCCCTTTATCTCTGTATTGAGCGATCCCACAATGGGTGGCGTTAGCGCTTCTTTTGCCTTCTTAGGCGATATTATTATGGCAGAACCGGGTGCAATGATAGGCTTTGCTGGAGCTAGGGTTATCAAACAAACCATTGGGGCAGATTTGCCACAAGACTTTCAAACAGCGGAATTTCTACTAGAACACGGATTAATTGATATGATTGTCCAACGCAAAGATATGAAAAAAACCATCGCTCAAATTTTGGAGTATTTTACAGCGCAAGCTTAA
- a CDS encoding 23S rRNA (pseudouridine(1915)-N(3))-methyltransferase RlmH, with amino-acid sequence MIKINIYYIAKNNKDLSDTLCGEFATLCLSFGAKVEFINLFSKHIKESQKQEVLEAQKSYTQAFLKVIKPNTYKIALTPNAKTLDSFAFAKILQDKGEIAFFIGGAYGLEDCFIQSCNTQISLSPLTFSHKVAKIVLSEQIYRAFCLLNNHPYHK; translated from the coding sequence ATGATAAAAATTAATATTTATTATATTGCTAAAAATAACAAAGATTTAAGCGACACTCTTTGTGGTGAGTTTGCCACCCTTTGTCTAAGTTTTGGCGCAAAGGTGGAGTTTATCAATCTGTTTTCAAAACACATAAAAGAAAGTCAAAAACAAGAAGTGCTAGAAGCACAAAAGTCTTACACGCAAGCTTTCTTAAAGGTTATAAAGCCAAATACCTATAAAATCGCCCTAACTCCAAATGCTAAGACTTTAGATTCCTTTGCATTTGCAAAGATTTTGCAAGACAAAGGGGAAATTGCATTTTTTATCGGTGGTGCCTATGGGCTTGAAGATTGCTTTATCCAAAGTTGCAACACACAAATTTCACTCTCACCACTGACTTTTAGCCATAAAGTTGCCAAAATTGTTTTAAGCGAACAAATTTATCGTGCGTTTTGCTTGCTTAATAATCATCCATATCACAAATAA
- the dksA gene encoding RNA polymerase-binding protein DksA, with the protein MKLEELGNFKKILLQKRQAILDNNLEHLQSMEHIRDLSFDEADQAAMHMKNTLDSSIFTRHNTELEYIDSALTKIEQGSYGICEMCDEPIAKERLKAKPHAKYCIVCREIIEKSSKD; encoded by the coding sequence ATGAAACTAGAGGAATTGGGAAATTTTAAAAAAATATTATTACAAAAACGCCAAGCAATTTTGGATAATAACCTAGAACATCTCCAATCAATGGAACATATACGCGATTTGTCTTTTGATGAAGCCGATCAAGCTGCAATGCATATGAAAAACACGCTAGATAGCTCTATTTTTACACGCCATAATACTGAACTTGAATATATTGACTCTGCTCTTACCAAAATCGAGCAAGGCTCTTATGGAATTTGTGAAATGTGCGATGAACCCATCGCAAAAGAACGCTTAAAAGCAAAACCACATGCAAAATATTGTATAGTATGCCGAGAAATTATAGAAAAAAGCTCAAAGGATTAA
- the trpB gene encoding tryptophan synthase subunit beta, producing the protein MQQKPYLKEYPNAEGFFGKFGGSFVPDAVKKAMDEINVAYDLIAQNSDFITELRKIRKHFQGRPTPIYFAHNLTKKYGGAGIYLKREDLNHTGAHKLNHCMGEALLAKFMGKKKLIAETGAGQHGVAIATAAAYFGLECEIHMGEVDIAKEHPNVIRMKILGAKVIPVSFGAKTLKEAVDSAFEAYLQDLDNSIYAIGSVVGPHPFPKMVRDFQAIIGVESREQFLEMTGELPDIVTACVGGGSNAMGIFSGFIDDCVELVGIEPLGLGSKLGQHAASLSYGSEGVMHGFNSIILKDSNGEPAPVYSVASGLDYPSVGPEHAYLNAIKRTKVATISDKEAIDAFFELSKNEGIIPAIESSHAVAYALKIAPELKGKKILVNLSGRGDKDIDFIVEKYGYGE; encoded by the coding sequence ATGCAACAAAAGCCGTATTTAAAGGAATATCCAAACGCTGAAGGTTTTTTTGGAAAATTTGGTGGGAGTTTTGTCCCAGATGCAGTGAAAAAGGCAATGGATGAGATTAATGTAGCCTATGATTTGATTGCGCAAAATAGTGATTTTATCACAGAATTGCGTAAGATTAGAAAGCATTTTCAAGGGCGTCCAACACCGATTTATTTTGCACATAATTTAACGAAAAAATATGGAGGAGCAGGGATTTATCTTAAAAGAGAAGATTTAAATCATACCGGCGCACACAAGCTTAATCATTGTATGGGAGAAGCGTTGCTTGCTAAATTTATGGGCAAAAAGAAGCTAATTGCAGAAACTGGGGCAGGGCAGCATGGGGTAGCAATTGCAACAGCAGCGGCGTATTTTGGGCTAGAGTGTGAAATCCATATGGGTGAAGTTGATATTGCAAAAGAGCATCCAAATGTGATTAGAATGAAGATTTTAGGAGCAAAGGTTATTCCTGTAAGTTTTGGAGCAAAAACGCTTAAAGAAGCTGTAGATTCTGCATTTGAAGCATATTTACAAGATTTAGATAATTCTATTTATGCCATTGGTTCTGTAGTGGGACCACACCCTTTTCCTAAAATGGTGCGTGATTTTCAAGCGATTATTGGTGTGGAATCTAGGGAGCAGTTTTTGGAGATGACAGGAGAGTTACCAGATATTGTAACAGCTTGCGTGGGTGGCGGAAGCAATGCTATGGGGATTTTTAGCGGATTTATTGATGATTGTGTGGAGCTTGTTGGAATAGAGCCATTAGGTTTAGGCAGTAAGCTAGGGCAGCACGCAGCAAGCCTTAGTTACGGAAGTGAAGGCGTAATGCACGGATTTAATTCTATAATACTTAAAGATTCTAATGGTGAGCCAGCACCTGTATATAGCGTGGCAAGCGGGCTTGATTATCCAAGTGTGGGACCAGAACATGCTTATTTGAATGCAATTAAAAGAACAAAAGTTGCGACAATTTCAGACAAAGAAGCCATTGATGCATTTTTTGAGTTAAGCAAGAATGAAGGAATTATCCCAGCAATTGAGTCCAGCCACGCTGTTGCTTATGCGCTAAAAATTGCTCCAGAGTTAAAGGGTAAAAAGATTTTAGTAAATCTTAGTGGCAGGGGAGATAAGGATATTGACTTTATTGTAGAAAAATATGGATATGGGGAATAA
- a CDS encoding N-acetylmuramoyl-L-alanine amidase family protein — MIRLIIAFFLFSTLLFADLKITTAKQLQNGIALDFNENVKESFFKRFVLENKGIVRYVYDINAQLLGSAKVFDFQDDASIKIAQNSKDKVRLVISLPKSAKIDLDINKKRASFRIPNLKKQSDNVSIASLFDRRSTQNVESKINQSQKRATTNKNKIIVVDPGHGGKDCGAIGVEKVCEKTIVLKVAKYLNDELKKRGYKVFMSRQKDVFIGLRQRTSFANNKNADLFISIHANAIAENKAKFEGVESYFLSTARSERAKKVAALENKDDTEGMNYFSKQSFLNTLNTQRIVASNKLAIDIQYGMLQSLRGKYQQVIDGGVREGPFWVLVGALMPSVLLEVGYITHPKEGKRINQSAYQKALAIGIADGVDGYFQKNP, encoded by the coding sequence ATGATACGCCTAATTATTGCGTTTTTTTTGTTTTCAACGCTACTTTTTGCAGACTTAAAAATAACAACTGCTAAACAGCTGCAAAATGGAATTGCGCTAGATTTTAATGAAAATGTTAAAGAAAGTTTTTTTAAGCGTTTTGTGTTAGAGAATAAAGGTATAGTGCGTTATGTGTATGATATTAATGCGCAATTGCTAGGTTCTGCAAAGGTGTTTGATTTTCAAGATGATGCAAGCATTAAGATTGCGCAAAATTCTAAGGATAAAGTTCGTCTTGTAATCTCCCTTCCAAAGAGTGCAAAAATTGATTTAGATATTAATAAAAAGCGTGCGAGTTTTAGGATTCCAAATTTAAAAAAACAATCAGATAATGTTTCTATTGCCTCTCTTTTTGATAGAAGATCTACACAGAATGTGGAATCTAAAATAAATCAATCTCAAAAAAGAGCTACCACAAACAAGAATAAAATTATCGTTGTAGATCCCGGACATGGAGGTAAGGATTGTGGTGCGATAGGTGTTGAAAAAGTGTGTGAAAAAACTATTGTTCTAAAGGTTGCAAAATATTTAAACGATGAGCTAAAAAAGCGTGGTTATAAGGTTTTTATGTCGCGTCAAAAAGATGTGTTTATTGGATTGCGTCAAAGGACAAGTTTTGCCAATAATAAAAATGCGGATTTGTTTATTTCTATCCACGCAAATGCTATTGCTGAAAATAAAGCAAAATTTGAAGGCGTGGAGAGTTATTTTCTTTCAACTGCAAGAAGTGAGCGCGCTAAAAAGGTGGCTGCTTTGGAGAATAAAGACGATACAGAAGGAATGAATTATTTTTCTAAGCAATCTTTTTTAAATACATTAAACACACAACGCATTGTTGCTTCTAATAAACTTGCTATTGATATTCAATATGGAATGCTTCAATCTTTGCGTGGAAAATATCAGCAAGTGATAGATGGTGGGGTTAGGGAAGGTCCATTTTGGGTGCTTGTGGGTGCATTAATGCCATCTGTTTTGTTAGAAGTAGGCTATATCACACATCCAAAAGAAGGTAAGCGTATTAATCAAAGTGCATATCAAAAAGCTCTTGCAATAGGAATTGCTGATGGTGTTGATGGGTATTTTCAAAAAAATCCATAA
- a CDS encoding nitronate monooxygenase → MLNTTLKPLKIGKYTIEIPIFQGGMGVGISWDKLAGSVSKTGAMGIVSCVGTGYYQKSAFIQKAIKNRPFDTLNFYSRESLFEIFKNARKICREKPLGANILYAINEYGRVVRDACEAGANMIITGAGLPTNMPEFTSNFPNVALIPIVSSAKALKILCKRWEGRYKRIPDAVIVEGPLSGGHQGVSYEDCFKPEHQLEAIVPEVLEESKKWGEIPLIAAGGIWDRKDIDNIMNLGASGVQMGTRFLGAKECDASYYNTLMPKVKKEDIELIKSPVGYPARAVITGVIKGLREGKAPKVACISNCVAPCHRGEEAKKVGYCIADGLGDGYLGDPENGLYFTGANGYKIEKIQSVQEIINELSQ, encoded by the coding sequence ATGCTAAATACAACGCTAAAACCACTAAAAATCGGTAAATACACAATTGAGATTCCTATTTTTCAAGGTGGAATGGGAGTTGGGATTAGCTGGGATAAACTTGCCGGAAGTGTTTCAAAAACTGGTGCAATGGGGATTGTTTCTTGTGTGGGGACAGGATATTATCAAAAAAGTGCATTTATCCAAAAGGCAATTAAAAATCGGCCCTTTGATACGCTAAATTTTTATTCTAGAGAATCTTTATTTGAGATTTTTAAAAATGCAAGAAAAATTTGTAGGGAAAAGCCTTTGGGGGCAAATATTTTATATGCGATTAACGAATATGGGCGCGTGGTAAGAGATGCTTGTGAAGCTGGGGCAAATATGATTATTACAGGGGCTGGATTACCTACAAATATGCCAGAATTTACAAGCAATTTTCCAAATGTGGCTTTGATTCCTATTGTATCATCGGCTAAGGCGTTAAAGATTTTGTGTAAGCGATGGGAAGGGAGATATAAAAGAATCCCAGATGCAGTTATTGTGGAAGGTCCTTTAAGCGGGGGGCATCAAGGGGTGAGCTATGAGGATTGTTTTAAGCCTGAACATCAACTTGAAGCCATTGTACCAGAAGTGCTAGAAGAGAGTAAAAAATGGGGAGAGATTCCACTAATTGCCGCGGGTGGAATTTGGGATAGAAAAGATATTGATAATATTATGAATCTTGGAGCAAGTGGCGTGCAAATGGGAACACGATTTTTAGGGGCTAAAGAGTGTGATGCAAGCTATTATAACACGCTAATGCCAAAGGTAAAAAAAGAAGATATTGAGCTAATCAAATCCCCTGTTGGCTATCCTGCGCGCGCAGTGATTACAGGAGTAATTAAGGGCTTAAGAGAGGGAAAAGCACCTAAGGTTGCTTGCATTAGCAATTGTGTCGCACCTTGCCATAGGGGTGAAGAGGCAAAGAAAGTGGGCTATTGTATTGCTGATGGGTTGGGGGATGGATATTTGGGAGATCCAGAAAATGGCTTGTATTTTACTGGGGCAAATGGATATAAAATAGAAAAAATCCAAAGCGTTCAAGAAATTATTAATGAATTAAGTCAATGA
- the tyrS gene encoding tyrosine--tRNA ligase — protein MSVESKIKEALAEIERGVQEIIGFDYIKELVTNYFKEGKTYTIKAGFDPTAPDLHLGHTVLLQKLATFQKYGAKVFFLIGDFTGMIGDPSGKSETRKPLSKEQVLQNAKTYEEQVYKVLDASKMEIVFNSNWLDSLGTRGMIELAAKFSVARMLERDDFEKRFKAQSPISIVEFFYPLLQGYDSVALNCDIEFGGTDQKFNLLMGRHLQRAYGLEKEQSVVMVPLLEGLDGVNKMSKSLGNYVGITQEPKEMFGRILSISDSLMWRYYELLSTKSLQEIAELKQGVEKGELHPKVVKENLALEIIARYYDINAANAAKEEFARVFSKDELPSDIPVFTKEKGIWIAQLAQECGLCDSNSEALRAIKQGALKLNGKKVEDSKLNLQESEYILQIGKRKFAKVIIK, from the coding sequence ATGAGTGTGGAATCTAAAATCAAAGAAGCATTAGCAGAGATTGAACGCGGAGTGCAAGAGATTATAGGCTTTGATTATATTAAAGAGCTTGTTACAAATTATTTTAAAGAAGGTAAAACTTACACGATAAAAGCAGGATTTGATCCAACGGCTCCGGATTTGCACTTAGGGCATACAGTGCTTTTACAAAAGCTAGCCACTTTTCAAAAATATGGCGCAAAGGTGTTTTTTCTCATTGGAGATTTTACAGGAATGATTGGCGATCCATCAGGTAAAAGTGAAACAAGAAAACCACTAAGTAAAGAGCAAGTTTTACAGAATGCAAAAACTTATGAAGAGCAAGTTTATAAGGTGCTTGATGCTTCTAAAATGGAGATTGTGTTTAATTCTAACTGGTTAGATTCCTTAGGAACGCGTGGAATGATTGAGCTTGCAGCAAAGTTTTCAGTAGCAAGAATGTTAGAGCGTGATGATTTTGAAAAACGCTTTAAGGCTCAAAGCCCTATTAGTATTGTGGAGTTTTTCTATCCGCTTTTACAAGGATATGATTCTGTGGCGTTAAATTGTGATATTGAATTTGGAGGCACAGATCAAAAGTTTAATTTGCTTATGGGGCGACATTTACAGCGTGCTTATGGGTTAGAAAAAGAACAATCTGTGGTGATGGTGCCTTTATTGGAAGGCTTAGATGGTGTGAATAAAATGAGTAAAAGTTTAGGGAACTATGTAGGAATTACGCAAGAACCAAAAGAAATGTTTGGGAGAATTTTAAGTATTTCAGATTCCTTAATGTGGCGGTATTATGAGCTTTTAAGCACAAAGAGCTTGCAAGAAATTGCAGAATTAAAACAAGGTGTTGAAAAAGGGGAGTTGCACCCAAAAGTTGTAAAAGAGAATTTAGCTTTAGAAATTATTGCGCGCTATTATGATATAAATGCTGCAAATGCCGCCAAAGAAGAATTTGCAAGAGTTTTTAGTAAAGATGAATTGCCAAGCGATATTCCAGTTTTTACTAAAGAAAAGGGAATTTGGATAGCACAATTAGCTCAAGAATGTGGGCTTTGTGATTCTAATTCTGAAGCATTGCGTGCAATTAAGCAAGGCGCATTAAAGCTAAATGGCAAGAAGGTAGAAGATTCTAAATTGAATTTGCAAGAGAGTGAGTATATTTTGCAAATTGGAAAGCGCAAGTTTGCAAAAGTCATCATAAAATAA
- a CDS encoding RelA/SpoT family protein, translated as MKFLEQVAEISSPKVALELLYSMVEMTPNIQNAIAFATEAHKTQKRKSGEPYIVHPLLVACIVSHFGGDEVMVCAALLHDVVEDTDYTLEDVKRDYGEDVASLVDGLTKIVAIRAEELPASHSNEKLVVAALSFRKMLITSVKDVRVLVVKLCDRLHNMLTLSALAPNKQRRISEETLVVYAPIAHRLGISSLKNELEDRSFYYIFPEDYRKIDSYFKSHKQTIQLKLNAFIQKVKKSLIQGGIPEGDFTIASRVKRHYSIYLKMQRKGISIDEVLDLLAIRVIVKTPLECYRALGILHLRFKPIMSRFKDYIALPKENGYQTIHSTLFDDSAIFEVQIRTEDMHKSAEYGIAAHWKYKTGGNSGPSLDWLNKLQFQNNSVEEFYELVKNDLYREDIVVFSPDGDNYSLPIGAVVLDFAYAVHTEVGNRAKEAYVNNQKTSLLTTLKSGDIVKIITAKDTILRCSWMDAVKTSRAKSQLKMNCASRIKEIERKSAINILATIFGKSAEEIENYIVQNNLEDMVYRATTDISYLKDIKNRIKNNYRQNAGFLEQIKIRILKLKELHFDNLVIQTNHTINQAVFDYCCHPKFGDSIIAFKNGSKAFVHHKLCDRAYLEIQKGVKMLYVDWLEDKLQIYKLIVALENQKGVLASFLTFLAKHDINVLGVELGSQKSTYATHCEVRFESSVSDLKAIRSLLGSNYKIIDVYALKDAYAN; from the coding sequence TTGAAGTTTTTAGAACAAGTTGCGGAGATTTCTAGCCCAAAGGTGGCATTAGAGCTGTTGTATTCTATGGTGGAGATGACACCAAATATTCAAAATGCCATTGCTTTTGCCACAGAAGCACACAAAACACAAAAACGAAAAAGCGGAGAGCCTTATATTGTGCATCCTTTGCTTGTGGCGTGCATTGTTTCGCATTTTGGTGGCGATGAGGTTATGGTATGTGCCGCGCTTTTACACGATGTGGTGGAAGATACAGATTACACACTTGAAGATGTGAAGCGTGATTATGGCGAAGATGTGGCATCTTTGGTTGATGGGCTAACAAAGATTGTTGCAATCCGCGCTGAAGAGCTCCCTGCTTCACATTCTAATGAAAAATTAGTTGTTGCAGCGCTAAGCTTTAGAAAAATGCTAATCACTTCTGTAAAAGATGTGCGTGTGCTTGTGGTAAAGCTTTGTGATAGACTGCATAATATGCTAACGCTCTCAGCGCTTGCGCCAAACAAACAACGGAGAATTTCAGAAGAAACCCTTGTAGTTTATGCACCTATTGCTCATAGACTTGGAATTTCATCGCTTAAAAATGAGCTTGAGGATAGAAGTTTTTATTATATTTTTCCAGAAGATTATCGCAAAATTGATAGCTATTTTAAAAGCCATAAACAAACTATTCAATTAAAACTTAATGCTTTTATTCAAAAGGTTAAAAAAAGTTTAATTCAAGGCGGGATTCCAGAGGGGGATTTTACGATTGCAAGTCGTGTGAAGCGGCATTATTCTATTTATCTAAAAATGCAACGCAAGGGGATTTCTATTGATGAGGTGTTAGATTTATTAGCCATTCGTGTGATTGTTAAAACACCTTTAGAGTGTTATCGCGCGCTTGGGATTTTGCATTTGCGTTTCAAGCCTATTATGTCGCGCTTTAAGGATTATATTGCATTGCCAAAAGAGAATGGTTACCAAACAATCCATAGCACGCTTTTTGACGATTCTGCAATTTTTGAAGTGCAAATCCGCACAGAAGATATGCACAAAAGTGCGGAATATGGAATCGCAGCGCATTGGAAGTATAAAACAGGGGGAAATAGCGGTCCTAGTTTAGATTGGCTTAATAAATTGCAATTCCAAAATAACTCTGTTGAAGAATTTTATGAGCTTGTGAAAAATGATTTATACAGAGAGGATATTGTTGTGTTTTCCCCTGATGGGGATAATTATTCCTTGCCCATTGGTGCTGTGGTGCTTGATTTTGCCTATGCGGTGCATACAGAAGTTGGGAATCGCGCAAAAGAAGCCTATGTTAATAATCAAAAAACTTCGCTTCTAACAACGCTTAAGAGTGGTGATATTGTAAAAATCATTACTGCAAAAGATACGATTTTGCGTTGTTCTTGGATGGATGCTGTTAAAACTTCACGCGCAAAGAGTCAATTAAAGATGAATTGTGCGAGCAGAATCAAAGAAATTGAACGCAAAAGTGCTATTAATATCCTTGCGACAATTTTTGGCAAGAGTGCTGAAGAGATTGAAAACTATATTGTGCAAAATAATTTAGAAGATATGGTTTATCGTGCAACAACGGATATTAGCTATCTTAAAGATATTAAAAATCGTATTAAAAACAATTATCGCCAAAATGCTGGGTTTTTAGAGCAGATTAAAATTAGGATTTTAAAGCTTAAAGAATTGCATTTTGATAATCTTGTAATCCAAACAAATCATACAATTAATCAAGCAGTTTTTGATTATTGCTGTCATCCAAAATTTGGTGATTCTATTATTGCTTTTAAAAATGGCTCTAAGGCGTTTGTGCATCACAAGCTTTGCGATAGAGCTTATTTAGAGATTCAAAAGGGCGTGAAAATGCTTTATGTGGATTGGTTAGAAGATAAGCTACAAATTTACAAGCTTATTGTAGCATTGGAAAATCAAAAAGGCGTGCTTGCAAGCTTTTTAACTTTTTTGGCAAAGCACGATATTAATGTATTAGGTGTTGAGTTAGGCTCTCAAAAAAGTACTTATGCAACACATTGTGAAGTGCGTTTTGAAAGTAGCGTTTCGGATTTAAAGGCTATTAGAAGTTTGCTTGGTAGCAATTATAAAATTATTGATGTGTATGCATTAAAAGATGCGTATGCAAACTAA
- a CDS encoding DNA-directed RNA polymerase subunit omega yields the protein MRIEEIAAMALEQVNGDRYLLSNILFARIDELSRGAKPLVSKSVKTSKLSDIALLEVAEGKIGLDKIEELQAKDF from the coding sequence ATGAGAATTGAAGAAATTGCTGCAATGGCATTAGAACAAGTAAATGGAGATAGATATTTGCTATCAAATATTTTATTTGCAAGAATTGATGAGTTAAGTCGTGGTGCAAAACCGCTTGTAAGCAAAAGCGTAAAAACTAGCAAGCTTTCTGATATTGCATTGCTTGAAGTTGCTGAAGGTAAGATTGGCTTAGATAAAATTGAAGAGCTACAAGCTAAGGATTTTTAA
- the pyrH gene encoding UMP kinase — MAKRVLVKYSGEALAGESGFGIESKILDYLASEIKTLVENKIEVGIVIGGGNFVRGVSASKGGLIRRTSGDHMGMLATVINGVAMQEALEYYGIDVRVQSALEIKEVCESYINRRAIRHLEKGRVVIFVAGTGNPFFTTDTAATLRAIEIEAEMIIKATKVDGVYDKDPAKFSDAVMLEKISYEQALQDNIKVMDDTSIALAKDNSLPIVVCNMLREGNLLKVIQGDSCAVCSKVFN; from the coding sequence ATGGCAAAGCGCGTTTTGGTTAAGTATTCAGGAGAGGCGTTGGCTGGTGAGAGTGGCTTTGGGATTGAAAGTAAAATTTTAGATTATCTAGCAAGCGAGATTAAAACGCTTGTGGAAAATAAGATTGAAGTTGGAATCGTAATTGGTGGTGGTAACTTCGTGCGTGGCGTAAGTGCGTCAAAAGGTGGATTGATTCGTCGCACAAGTGGTGATCATATGGGAATGTTAGCAACGGTGATTAATGGTGTAGCAATGCAAGAAGCATTGGAATATTATGGTATTGATGTGCGTGTGCAAAGTGCTTTAGAGATTAAAGAAGTGTGCGAGAGTTATATTAATCGTCGTGCAATTAGACATTTAGAAAAAGGGCGTGTTGTGATTTTTGTAGCAGGAACGGGGAATCCGTTTTTTACAACAGATACAGCAGCGACATTGCGTGCAATTGAAATTGAAGCGGAGATGATTATTAAGGCTACAAAGGTTGATGGCGTGTATGATAAAGATCCTGCGAAATTTAGCGATGCGGTTATGCTAGAGAAAATCAGTTATGAACAGGCATTGCAAGATAATATTAAAGTAATGGATGATACCTCTATTGCTTTAGCAAAGGATAATAGCTTGCCTATTGTAGTGTGTAATATGTTGCGTGAAGGAAATTTATTAAAAGTAATTCAAGGTGATTCTTGCGCAGTATGTTCAAAGGTATTTAATTAA
- a CDS encoding type II toxin-antitoxin system death-on-curing family toxin: MRYLSLQEVQKIHDDMLDEIGGLKGANPKQIALLDSALTQIQNDDYYPSFIDKLTHLMFACVKFHPFADGNKRTALLIGDAFIMLNHKATPKDFYQKLEDVIVSVASDTISKDELAQILSAMLKGVQ; the protein is encoded by the coding sequence ATGAGATATTTAAGCTTACAAGAAGTGCAAAAAATCCACGATGATATGCTAGATGAAATAGGCGGACTAAAAGGGGCAAATCCTAAGCAAATCGCCCTTTTAGATTCCGCACTAACACAAATCCAAAATGATGACTACTACCCAAGCTTTATAGACAAACTTACGCATTTAATGTTTGCCTGTGTGAAGTTCCACCCCTTTGCAGACGGGAATAAACGCACCGCATTACTTATAGGCGATGCATTTATAATGCTCAACCACAAAGCCACACCAAAGGACTTTTACCAAAAGCTAGAAGATGTAATTGTAAGCGTAGCAAGTGATACGATAAGCAAAGATGAGTTAGCACAGATTCTAAGTGCTATGCTAAAAGGCGTTCAATGA